A single genomic interval of Halomonas sp. GT harbors:
- the fadB gene encoding fatty acid oxidation complex subunit alpha FadB, which yields MIYQGNAITVERRDTQGGNDIAKLTFDLKDESVNKLSSAVVAELGEAVKALQAESGLQGLMISSGKDAFIVGADITEFHSLFDKGEEYLVEMNLKVHDIFNAIEDLPFPTVTAINGLALGGGCEVLLTTDFRVMSEKAKIGLPETKLGILPGWGGCVRLPRLIGADNAIEWIAGGTENRANAALKVGAVDAVVCHELLEEAALDMLDRANAGELDYQARREEKKAPLNLNAIEQMMAFETAKGFVAGKAGPHYPAPVESIKVIQKGAGETRARAQAIEAKAFAKLALSSVAFNLVGLFLNDQVVKKKGSKYEKQSQPVKQTAVLGAGIMGGGIAYQSASKGTPIIMKDINDEAIELGLKEARKLFAKQVERKKLTTEQMAEKLTNIRPTLSYGDFGNVDLVVEAVVENPKVKDAVLTEVEGMVSENTILTSNTSTISINRLAKNLKRPENFCGMHFFNPVHRMPLVEVIRGEKTSDAAVAATVAYARAMGKTPIVVNDCPGFLVNRVLFPYFGGFSFLVEQGADFQRVDKVMEKFGWPMGPAYLLDVVGLDTAVHANEVMAEGFPDRMARDGKTAIQVMYDNKRLGQKNDKGFYAYEEDKKGKPKKVTDEQAYALVKDVVKEQKEFSDEDIIARMMVPLCLETVRCLEDGIVETPAEADMALIYGIGFPPFRGGALRYIDAMGVAEFVKLAENLAEELGPLYAPTEKLRQMAQNNEQFYSGTQA from the coding sequence ATGATCTATCAAGGCAATGCCATCACGGTGGAGCGTCGTGACACCCAAGGTGGCAATGACATCGCAAAGCTCACTTTCGATCTGAAAGATGAGTCCGTTAATAAGCTGTCCAGTGCTGTTGTGGCAGAGCTGGGCGAGGCAGTAAAAGCGCTTCAAGCTGAAAGCGGCCTACAGGGGTTGATGATTAGCAGCGGCAAAGATGCGTTTATTGTTGGCGCTGACATCACCGAATTTCACAGCCTTTTTGACAAAGGTGAAGAGTATCTTGTCGAGATGAACCTTAAGGTTCACGACATTTTTAATGCGATTGAAGACCTGCCTTTCCCCACGGTGACGGCCATTAATGGTTTGGCTTTGGGAGGGGGCTGCGAAGTACTGTTGACGACCGATTTCCGAGTAATGAGTGAGAAAGCCAAAATCGGCTTGCCTGAAACCAAACTAGGCATTTTGCCAGGCTGGGGGGGATGTGTACGTTTACCTCGCTTGATTGGCGCGGATAACGCGATTGAGTGGATTGCCGGTGGCACTGAAAACCGTGCTAACGCAGCACTGAAAGTCGGCGCAGTCGATGCGGTTGTATGCCACGAGCTTTTGGAAGAAGCTGCGTTGGACATGTTAGACCGCGCTAATGCCGGTGAGTTGGATTACCAGGCACGCCGTGAAGAGAAGAAAGCACCGCTTAATCTCAACGCCATTGAGCAAATGATGGCGTTTGAAACCGCCAAAGGGTTTGTAGCTGGCAAGGCTGGCCCTCACTACCCAGCGCCGGTAGAGTCGATCAAAGTGATCCAAAAAGGCGCTGGCGAGACGCGCGCCCGAGCCCAGGCAATTGAAGCAAAAGCATTTGCCAAGCTAGCACTCAGCAGTGTTGCCTTTAACTTGGTCGGCCTGTTCCTTAACGACCAAGTCGTGAAGAAAAAAGGTAGCAAATACGAGAAGCAGTCGCAGCCAGTTAAGCAGACAGCTGTACTGGGCGCTGGCATTATGGGGGGGGGTATCGCCTATCAAAGTGCTAGTAAAGGCACGCCCATCATAATGAAAGATATTAACGATGAGGCTATCGAGCTGGGCCTGAAAGAGGCGCGTAAACTATTTGCTAAGCAGGTAGAGCGTAAAAAGCTGACGACCGAACAGATGGCTGAAAAGCTGACCAATATTCGCCCCACACTTTCCTACGGTGATTTCGGCAATGTTGATCTAGTGGTTGAGGCGGTGGTTGAAAATCCCAAGGTCAAAGACGCCGTACTGACCGAAGTGGAAGGCATGGTGAGCGAAAACACCATCCTTACCTCTAACACTTCAACGATTTCTATCAATCGTCTGGCCAAGAACCTTAAGCGTCCAGAAAACTTCTGCGGTATGCACTTTTTTAATCCTGTGCATCGTATGCCGCTGGTAGAAGTTATTCGTGGCGAGAAGACGTCAGATGCGGCGGTGGCCGCAACAGTTGCCTACGCACGTGCAATGGGCAAAACCCCGATTGTTGTGAATGACTGCCCCGGCTTCTTGGTCAACCGCGTATTGTTCCCATATTTTGGTGGTTTTAGTTTCCTGGTAGAGCAGGGCGCTGATTTCCAACGCGTTGACAAAGTGATGGAAAAATTTGGCTGGCCCATGGGACCTGCTTATCTACTGGATGTAGTGGGTCTAGATACGGCGGTACACGCTAACGAAGTGATGGCTGAAGGCTTCCCTGATCGTATGGCGCGTGACGGCAAAACCGCTATTCAGGTGATGTACGACAATAAGCGTCTGGGCCAGAAGAACGATAAAGGCTTCTATGCCTATGAAGAAGATAAGAAAGGCAAACCTAAGAAAGTTACCGACGAGCAAGCCTACGCGCTGGTGAAAGACGTCGTGAAAGAGCAGAAAGAGTTTTCTGACGAAGACATTATCGCTCGCATGATGGTACCGCTTTGTCTGGAAACTGTTCGTTGCCTTGAAGATGGCATTGTGGAAACCCCAGCTGAAGCCGATATGGCATTAATCTACGGCATCGGTTTCCCTCCCTTCCGCGGTGGCGCGCTGCGCTACATTGACGCGATGGGTGTTGCCGAATTCGTGAAGCTAGCCGAAAACCTTGCGGAAGAGTTAGGCCCGCTTTACGCGCCCACTGAGAAACTGCGTCAGATGGCTCAAAATAACGAGCAATTTTATTCTGGCACTCAGGCCTAA